The proteins below come from a single Candidatus Thermoplasmatota archaeon genomic window:
- a CDS encoding iron chelate uptake ABC transporter family permease subunit, with amino-acid sequence MASPYILGISSGAAFGASLAIVLGTGVFAIPFMAFSFALITIFVVYNIARVKGRVPMETLLLAGIAIGTFFAAQVSFMQYIAGEELRSIVFWLMGGFWASSWDKVAIAFPLILLGVVVIMFFSRDLNLMLMGEEHALDLGIKVESVKKIILIFASLVTAAAVAVSGIIGFVGLIIPHIMRIIVGPDHRILLPSSCLVGAIFLIWADTLARTMIQPTELPVGIITASFGAPFFLYLLRKRKRVTGW; translated from the coding sequence ATGGCATCTCCATACATTCTTGGCATATCTTCGGGAGCGGCATTCGGTGCATCACTGGCTATCGTTTTGGGAACCGGTGTTTTCGCTATTCCTTTCATGGCATTTAGCTTTGCACTCATAACCATATTTGTGGTATACAATATCGCAAGGGTAAAAGGAAGGGTTCCTATGGAAACTCTCCTACTTGCAGGTATTGCTATTGGTACATTTTTTGCTGCTCAGGTATCTTTTATGCAATATATTGCCGGTGAAGAACTCCGTAGCATAGTTTTCTGGTTGATGGGCGGATTTTGGGCGAGCAGCTGGGATAAGGTTGCCATTGCATTCCCGTTAATTCTTCTTGGAGTTGTGGTTATAATGTTTTTCAGTCGTGACCTAAACCTCATGCTGATGGGTGAGGAACATGCTTTAGATTTAGGTATAAAAGTTGAGTCTGTTAAAAAGATAATTTTGATTTTTGCATCTTTAGTAACGGCTGCTGCCGTAGCGGTGAGCGGCATCATTGGTTTTGTAGGTCTCATAATTCCTCACATTATGAGGATTATTGTGGGGCCAGACCATCGCATTTTACTGCCTTCATCGTGTTTAGTGGGGGCAATCTTCCTAATATGGGCGGACACATTAGCAAGAACGATGATTCAGCCAACAGAACTCCCGGTAGGAATAATTACGGCTTCCTTTGGAGCGCCATTTTTCCTATATCTATTACGAAAACGAAAAAGAGTTACGGGGTGGTAA
- a CDS encoding ferrous iron transporter B: protein MKKILLMGNPNVGKSVIFSRLTGANVIISNYPGTTVDFSKGMMRFEGERVEVIDVPGCFSLKPTTKAEEVAVKMYNEGDLVINIIDATNLERSLFLTLELLEGSLPVVIALNLWDEAKHIGINIDANKLEKLLGVPVVPTVGITGEGIKELVSRLSEAKSSMIKPTSDEGRWIEIGYIVKEVEKVEHRHHTLAEKLSDISIKPRTGIPLAFLIIFISFWIVRFIGENLITYVFDPIFELHKPVAMQLSDWLGGSGLLHDVLIGKLIDGEIEYVESMGLLTTGLFVPFGMVLPYIIAFYLMLGILEDTGYLPRLATLTDNVFHKLGMHGYGIVPVFLGLGCNVPGALSARVLETRKQRFIAATLMGIAVPCMAQIAMVFGILGSYGLQYIIIVFSTLIIIYIMGGLIINKFVKGESPEIFVDIPPYRVPNVKAVAKKLWMRVRWFLTSAIPWLFLGVVLVNVLYVIGFLGWLGSIFAPVIEGVLGLPKEASVALLIGFLRKDLAVGMLLPLEMAPMQLVIASTILTIYFPCVATFVILINELGLKDMLKSTGIMIVTALIVGGVMRLILIGI, encoded by the coding sequence ATGAAAAAAATTCTATTAATGGGCAATCCTAATGTAGGAAAAAGTGTTATTTTCTCAAGACTTACTGGTGCTAATGTCATTATTTCTAATTATCCAGGCACAACTGTAGATTTTTCTAAAGGTATGATGCGCTTTGAAGGCGAACGTGTAGAAGTTATAGATGTACCTGGATGTTTTTCACTTAAGCCTACAACCAAAGCTGAAGAAGTGGCTGTAAAAATGTACAATGAAGGGGATTTAGTAATAAATATTATAGATGCAACGAACCTTGAAAGAAGTTTGTTTCTTACTTTAGAATTGCTTGAAGGTAGCTTACCAGTGGTAATAGCTTTAAACTTATGGGATGAGGCTAAACACATTGGTATAAATATTGATGCAAATAAACTGGAAAAGTTGCTTGGTGTGCCTGTAGTACCGACTGTGGGTATAACTGGCGAAGGAATCAAAGAACTGGTTTCAAGACTATCTGAAGCAAAATCCTCGATGATAAAGCCTACAAGCGATGAAGGAAGATGGATTGAAATAGGTTATATAGTGAAAGAAGTTGAAAAGGTAGAGCATAGACATCATACCCTTGCAGAAAAACTCTCTGACATAAGTATTAAGCCCCGCACAGGAATACCGCTTGCTTTCTTAATAATCTTTATTTCTTTTTGGATAGTTAGGTTTATTGGTGAGAATTTGATAACTTATGTTTTCGACCCTATATTTGAGCTTCACAAACCTGTAGCTATGCAGCTCAGCGACTGGCTTGGCGGGAGTGGATTATTGCACGATGTGCTCATAGGCAAACTAATTGACGGCGAAATCGAGTATGTTGAGTCTATGGGCCTTTTGACTACAGGCTTGTTTGTGCCGTTTGGGATGGTATTACCTTATATCATTGCGTTTTATCTAATGCTTGGGATACTAGAGGATACAGGCTATCTACCTCGATTAGCCACTCTCACAGATAATGTATTCCATAAGTTAGGCATGCACGGCTACGGAATTGTGCCTGTATTCTTAGGATTAGGCTGCAATGTTCCTGGAGCATTATCTGCAAGAGTACTGGAAACTAGGAAACAGCGCTTTATCGCTGCTACTCTCATGGGAATCGCAGTCCCTTGTATGGCGCAAATAGCGATGGTATTTGGAATACTCGGAAGCTACGGACTGCAGTATATTATCATAGTATTCTCAACGCTTATCATAATTTATATAATGGGTGGCTTAATAATAAATAAATTTGTTAAAGGAGAGAGTCCGGAGATATTTGTAGATATTCCGCCCTATAGAGTGCCGAATGTGAAAGCTGTAGCTAAAAAACTTTGGATGCGAGTAAGATGGTTCCTAACAAGTGCAATTCCTTGGCTATTCTTAGGAGTTGTTCTAGTTAACGTATTATACGTCATAGGTTTTCTTGGGTGGCTAGGCAGTATATTCGCACCTGTAATTGAAGGGGTGTTAGGTCTGCCGAAGGAAGCTAGTGTTGCACTCTTAATAGGATTTTTAAGAAAAGATTTAGCTGTAGGCATGTTATTACCGCTTGAAATGGCTCCAATGCAGCTTGTAATTGCATCAACAATACTAACAATATACTTCCCATGCGTAGCTACTTTCGTAATTTTGATAAACGAATTAGGTCTGAAGGATATGCTAAAATCTACTGGTATAATGATTGTAACTGCCTTAATAGTAGGTGGGGTTATGCGATTGATTTTAATTGGGATATGA
- a CDS encoding ABC transporter ATP-binding protein: protein MKLNIKGITFYYDSIKALENITFEVNEGEVLGVIGPNGSGKTTLLRCINRALKYKIGSILIDKEDVLELDRKEIAKNIGVVPQNSTIHFPFTVFDIVLMGRTPHLGRLDRETSKDIKIAKNAMEITNTQHLADRLIDEVSGGEKQRVIIARALTQEPKILLLDEPTLHLDINHQLEVLELVKKLARKNKLIVVLVSHDLNLASRYCDRLMLLNAGKIYSIGKPQEVLTKENIKEVYKIEIEVNYNKKIKSFNIVPISAIDNKS, encoded by the coding sequence ATGAAACTTAATATTAAAGGTATTACCTTTTATTACGACAGCATCAAGGCATTAGAGAATATTACCTTTGAAGTCAACGAAGGAGAGGTTTTAGGCGTGATCGGTCCTAACGGCTCGGGAAAGACTACACTACTCAGATGTATCAATAGGGCATTAAAATATAAAATAGGAAGCATTCTCATTGATAAAGAAGATGTATTAGAGTTAGACAGAAAAGAAATCGCTAAAAATATAGGTGTTGTCCCGCAGAACTCCACGATACATTTTCCTTTTACCGTTTTCGATATAGTTTTAATGGGCAGAACGCCCCACCTAGGCAGATTAGATAGAGAGACATCAAAAGATATAAAGATTGCAAAAAATGCTATGGAAATTACGAATACTCAGCATCTTGCTGATAGGCTGATAGATGAAGTTAGTGGCGGAGAGAAACAGCGCGTAATCATTGCAAGGGCTTTAACACAAGAACCAAAAATACTATTGCTGGATGAACCCACATTGCATCTGGATATAAATCATCAACTGGAAGTGTTGGAATTGGTCAAAAAGTTAGCCAGAAAAAATAAATTGATAGTTGTTTTGGTTTCCCATGATCTTAACTTAGCAAGTAGATATTGCGATAGACTTATGCTCCTTAACGCGGGAAAAATATATTCGATAGGTAAACCTCAAGAGGTTCTCACAAAAGAGAATATAAAAGAGGTATACAAAATCGAAATAGAAGTCAACTATAACAAAAAAATAAAATCCTTTAATATCGTTCCAATTTCTGCAATAGATAATAAATCATAA
- a CDS encoding GIY-YIG nuclease family protein: protein MKGYYILLVQLDKDSKLKVGKLGLISFNKGYYAYVGSALNGLEERINRHLKDNKRIHWHIDYLLRKAVIRDIFYKQSSKREECKFAKKLKEHFDAIKYFGATDCKCSSHLFYSKNHSQLRNAITELGMNSYRRVIPDH from the coding sequence ATGAAAGGCTATTATATCTTGCTTGTACAATTAGATAAAGATTCAAAACTAAAAGTTGGAAAACTAGGACTGATAAGTTTTAATAAAGGTTATTATGCATATGTGGGCTCAGCATTAAATGGCTTAGAGGAGAGAATAAATAGACATCTAAAAGATAACAAAAGAATACACTGGCATATTGATTATTTACTAAGAAAAGCAGTTATCAGGGATATTTTTTATAAACAAAGCTCTAAACGAGAAGAATGCAAATTTGCTAAGAAGCTAAAGGAACATTTTGACGCAATAAAATATTTTGGCGCTACCGATTGTAAATGTAGTAGCCATTTGTTTTACAGCAAAAATCACTCGCAACTACGAAATGCCATTACAGAGCTGGGCATGAATAGCTATAGAAGAGTTATACCCGATCATTGA
- a CDS encoding FeoA family protein — protein sequence MEITLLDIKPEQRAKILRLEGGYGAQRKLRTLGIREGKLVKLVTRHPIGGPLVIEIDERAIITIGRGMASKIIVEVMK from the coding sequence ATGGAAATCACGCTGTTAGATATCAAGCCTGAACAGAGAGCTAAAATTTTGAGATTAGAAGGCGGCTATGGAGCGCAAAGAAAACTCAGAACTTTAGGAATTCGTGAAGGGAAGCTTGTGAAGTTAGTTACACGCCACCCGATAGGCGGGCCTCTTGTCATTGAAATTGATGAAAGGGCTATCATTACTATTGGCAGAGGTATGGCATCCAAAATTATCGTAGAGGTGATGAAATGA
- a CDS encoding metal-dependent transcriptional regulator, producing MKRKTTEEYIETIYVLEKRDGYAKTSEISLKMGIRPPSVTEILQKLQKEGYVKYKPYKGVKLTNSGKKIARKLMKTHKVIADFLEIIGIERELAEVDACQIEHQVSPKTMARLRKFVEFIINAPRKPKWIEHFHHYIKTGERKKCNYYDNKE from the coding sequence ATGAAACGAAAAACTACTGAAGAATATATAGAGACCATATATGTCCTTGAGAAAAGAGATGGTTACGCAAAGACAAGTGAAATATCTTTGAAAATGGGTATAAGACCTCCCTCAGTAACAGAGATATTACAAAAACTCCAAAAAGAAGGCTATGTGAAATACAAACCTTACAAAGGTGTTAAGCTCACTAATTCTGGAAAGAAAATCGCTCGGAAACTGATGAAAACGCATAAAGTCATCGCAGATTTCTTAGAAATAATCGGGATTGAAAGAGAATTGGCAGAAGTCGATGCTTGTCAAATTGAGCATCAGGTTAGCCCAAAAACAATGGCGAGATTAAGAAAATTCGTAGAATTTATAATCAATGCGCCCCGCAAGCCAAAGTGGATTGAACACTTTCATCATTATATCAAGACTGGGGAGAGAAAAAAGTGCAATTATTATGATAATAAAGAATAA
- a CDS encoding FG-GAP-like repeat-containing protein, whose product MRLAKTLNIARILTITMRSRGKNIGLLGVSEVVGSVLILLITVTMFSVVIAWILAYPPPTERIHADLKASLDGKFVNITHRGGEILKENNAFVAVEVDGTTTKYEISEGNVGTEFSIGETWSKQIATITPSSTVSVTVVAANAIIYREILRGVYGVNVPIIAFAVAKPSVVPADGKTNFIIEAYVIDPDNDVVSCCVNLSSVGLDESVPMSGTDNIFQSSPKTITTTTSPGEYLCKVNVTDSADNKAYAWVKITVVPSPEDIYAYFDWIMEDDEGLTAYDIYNETGRATRVGTRIFWQNETVYIQVASLTIRNTNLRNTCILYDSAFQKVEPQTREYEALDPNLNEPAFYKLVSPDPKFYFYEYNFTAPTTAGQYSVYCAIKDTAGNSFITWDTIYVRNADGSVPNYPKLVPCKDTNGDGVPDTVSTEFSYREKMYVKVITKDLSPIALVDIGDIEIDNLKATWYIKRKLPTPPVTDAPPLSALFYDSNVSGLSWAGRADGDKFYTVSIDLTHPNHRNWLKGTNSYILLLRYFEDYTDTGDYSEKYNILATMVKIKGRASSIDIVATVGSTSLVSGESGVYWYDSDMCYDRTTVIDMASGIEAPKALAVGDVDGDGDTDIVVGLEDDRDANLAWFENIEPDGKTWLPHFINTAYGPSKLQYKVESLALADLDYDGDMEIIAGMKDSAGRASTGIHIYLNDGNWTDILLQPMTGGLARPTEKGPQDDTGADLTHAQLNDELYYNVSGNRVLYFTRWNTSEMSGTITGVVLWVQYKTDSGYQGNKNITWALEGTPLSNTTIMPYDTQNEITIGFDLFEQGVDTFDEIADLNVSFENNDYILYINYVTSENTLWGNRTNNYLQTHNSDNVYEIIAETTGTGLGYVLGDTDSDLINFPSNDGYGDPAQSFTTGAENITVSLVYLYLKKATATPSNIYLQIRGESTVGTVLGNSSVVNSTALPNSYDWIAFNFPTPVPLNANTTYYLRLRSIPDSTIPFSGAEPAVWWGYGQQAPNGPYQDGKAYRYVGANNNPAYQGQTLNNYDFSFSIPGIGIKSINGLEHIWNITLSAGGYAWKFMLEAYCSQTAAPDNFTFYYSIDYVNWTYMLTVNNTIDTDSYQTYVFPEKVLAGLDQVYIKVIDTNRSSEDNSTEEQDVLYVDHMYIETTVPATRNVYFDYLWIDVIASTAPTTAIVDEIEIGDIDNNGRPDICAADRGGKTYIFFNNYANPLSRKVTPECWLRKVPLGDTIETPPKARHLLELGYFEGAGDSDLDIVRTNGDNMFIYRNPGLPNVYSEATTGAWTKETYAYIGSGKTIDRSISAVAIGDMNGDGLADITVGTVMKNANDRPQLWQIRQNTTGTLDAPIRIKATGLSDQISSRTFSAAYPPQITDICIGDLDGDGDNDTVVAVGLRDRPWNADIVNNLWVYLNNCTTTTPNVDPDGSGSSTATAVLWYEEINLYVNPWDTTAQESVYNIELGYIDA is encoded by the coding sequence ATGAGGCTAGCAAAAACTCTAAATATAGCTAGAATCTTAACTATAACCATGCGCTCTAGAGGCAAGAATATCGGTCTGTTGGGTGTTAGCGAGGTTGTAGGCTCAGTACTCATACTACTCATTACTGTCACAATGTTCTCTGTAGTTATAGCATGGATTCTTGCTTATCCTCCACCTACTGAAAGAATACACGCAGATTTGAAAGCTAGTCTGGATGGCAAGTTTGTTAACATAACTCATCGTGGCGGCGAAATCCTAAAAGAGAATAACGCTTTCGTAGCGGTTGAAGTTGACGGTACCACGACTAAATATGAAATTTCAGAAGGTAATGTGGGAACTGAATTCAGTATAGGAGAAACATGGTCTAAGCAGATAGCTACGATTACTCCGAGCTCTACGGTAAGCGTAACTGTAGTTGCAGCTAATGCTATTATTTATCGTGAGATTTTAAGAGGCGTTTACGGAGTTAATGTTCCTATAATTGCATTTGCAGTTGCCAAACCTAGTGTTGTGCCTGCAGATGGAAAGACAAACTTTATTATAGAAGCTTATGTGATAGACCCTGACAACGATGTTGTGAGCTGCTGTGTAAATCTATCCTCAGTAGGACTTGATGAGTCAGTTCCAATGAGCGGTACTGATAACATTTTCCAGAGTAGCCCTAAAACAATTACAACTACAACATCTCCAGGCGAATATTTATGCAAGGTCAACGTTACAGACAGCGCTGATAACAAAGCTTATGCCTGGGTGAAAATTACTGTAGTACCTTCGCCAGAAGATATTTATGCCTATTTTGACTGGATAATGGAAGACGATGAGGGATTGACTGCTTACGATATCTATAACGAAACAGGTAGAGCAACGAGAGTAGGTACTAGGATATTTTGGCAGAATGAAACTGTCTATATACAAGTGGCTAGCCTTACAATTAGAAATACCAATCTCAGGAATACTTGTATTTTATACGATTCAGCATTCCAAAAGGTAGAGCCTCAAACTAGGGAATACGAGGCTTTAGACCCTAACTTAAACGAGCCTGCTTTTTACAAGTTAGTATCGCCAGACCCTAAATTCTATTTTTATGAGTACAATTTTACAGCGCCTACAACAGCAGGGCAATATTCAGTCTATTGTGCTATAAAAGACACCGCGGGTAATTCTTTCATTACTTGGGACACAATTTATGTGCGCAATGCCGATGGTAGCGTGCCTAATTATCCTAAGTTAGTTCCTTGTAAGGACACGAACGGCGATGGCGTGCCCGATACTGTATCTACGGAATTTAGTTACAGAGAGAAGATGTACGTGAAAGTAATCACGAAAGACCTTTCCCCGATAGCACTTGTTGATATAGGCGATATTGAAATAGACAATCTAAAAGCTACTTGGTACATTAAGAGGAAGCTTCCTACACCGCCTGTTACTGATGCGCCGCCTTTAAGCGCACTTTTCTACGATAGCAACGTTTCAGGTTTATCATGGGCAGGCAGAGCAGATGGCGATAAGTTTTATACCGTCAGTATAGATCTAACTCATCCAAATCATCGTAACTGGCTGAAAGGTACTAATTCATATATATTGCTGCTCAGATATTTCGAAGATTATACAGATACTGGGGACTACAGTGAAAAATATAACATCCTAGCTACAATGGTAAAAATAAAAGGGCGCGCAAGTAGTATAGACATTGTAGCGACCGTAGGCTCTACATCTTTGGTTTCAGGCGAAAGCGGCGTTTACTGGTATGATAGCGATATGTGCTACGATAGAACCACAGTAATTGATATGGCGAGCGGTATAGAAGCTCCTAAAGCTCTTGCGGTAGGCGATGTTGACGGCGACGGCGATACCGATATTGTAGTAGGATTGGAAGATGATAGAGATGCAAATTTAGCTTGGTTTGAGAATATAGAGCCTGACGGCAAAACATGGCTACCCCATTTTATCAACACAGCTTACGGACCTAGCAAATTACAGTACAAAGTTGAATCTTTAGCGCTTGCTGATTTGGACTACGATGGCGATATGGAAATTATAGCCGGTATGAAAGATTCTGCAGGCAGAGCGAGCACGGGAATACATATCTATCTTAACGATGGCAATTGGACCGATATTTTATTACAGCCTATGACCGGCGGACTGGCGAGACCTACTGAGAAAGGTCCTCAAGATGATACAGGCGCTGATTTAACTCACGCACAGCTAAATGACGAATTATATTACAACGTGAGTGGAAACAGAGTTCTATACTTTACTAGATGGAATACCAGTGAAATGAGCGGAACTATTACAGGCGTTGTGCTCTGGGTGCAGTACAAAACAGATTCTGGCTACCAGGGCAATAAAAACATTACATGGGCGCTGGAGGGTACTCCTTTAAGCAATACTACAATTATGCCGTACGATACCCAAAATGAAATTACTATAGGTTTTGATTTATTCGAGCAAGGCGTAGATACATTTGACGAAATTGCAGACCTTAACGTTTCATTTGAAAATAATGATTACATACTGTATATAAATTATGTAACTTCTGAGAATACTCTCTGGGGCAACAGGACGAACAATTACTTACAGACTCATAATAGCGATAATGTATACGAAATCATAGCTGAAACTACCGGCACTGGTCTGGGATATGTTCTAGGCGATACAGACAGCGACTTAATTAACTTTCCTTCAAATGATGGCTATGGCGACCCTGCACAGAGCTTTACTACAGGTGCTGAGAACATTACTGTATCGCTCGTGTATCTATATTTAAAGAAAGCTACTGCAACTCCAAGCAATATATATTTACAGATACGAGGTGAAAGCACTGTGGGTACAGTACTTGGTAACAGTAGTGTAGTTAACTCCACAGCCTTACCAAATTCTTACGATTGGATTGCTTTTAATTTTCCGACGCCAGTACCATTAAATGCAAATACAACTTATTATCTGCGTTTGCGCTCTATACCAGATTCTACGATTCCGTTTTCAGGTGCGGAACCTGCGGTTTGGTGGGGCTATGGACAGCAAGCTCCTAACGGGCCTTATCAGGACGGTAAAGCATATCGATACGTAGGAGCTAATAATAACCCAGCATATCAAGGTCAAACTTTAAACAATTACGATTTTAGTTTTAGTATTCCTGGTATCGGAATTAAAAGTATTAACGGTCTTGAGCATATCTGGAACATTACACTTTCTGCCGGGGGCTACGCATGGAAATTTATGCTGGAAGCTTATTGCTCGCAGACAGCAGCGCCTGATAATTTTACATTTTACTACTCTATAGATTATGTCAACTGGACGTATATGTTAACTGTAAATAACACTATAGATACAGACAGCTATCAGACTTATGTGTTCCCTGAAAAAGTGCTTGCAGGGCTAGATCAAGTATACATCAAAGTGATTGACACAAACAGGAGTTCAGAGGATAATTCTACAGAAGAGCAGGATGTATTGTACGTAGATCATATGTACATAGAAACAACAGTACCTGCAACAAGAAATGTCTATTTTGACTATCTGTGGATTGACGTTATTGCGTCTACTGCGCCTACTACTGCGATTGTAGATGAAATAGAGATAGGCGATATTGATAATAATGGAAGACCTGATATTTGCGCAGCTGATAGAGGAGGAAAGACCTATATCTTCTTTAATAATTATGCAAACCCGTTAAGTAGAAAGGTCACTCCAGAGTGCTGGCTAAGAAAAGTACCGCTTGGCGATACAATTGAAACGCCCCCTAAGGCGCGCCATCTGCTCGAGCTGGGTTATTTTGAAGGAGCTGGTGATAGTGATTTAGATATTGTAAGAACGAACGGCGACAATATGTTCATTTATAGAAATCCTGGCTTGCCTAATGTGTATTCAGAAGCAACTACTGGGGCATGGACTAAAGAGACCTACGCGTACATAGGCAGTGGAAAGACAATTGATAGATCTATAAGTGCGGTAGCTATAGGCGATATGAACGGCGATGGACTTGCAGATATAACTGTAGGCACTGTAATGAAAAATGCAAATGACAGACCTCAGCTGTGGCAGATAAGGCAGAACACTACAGGTACTTTGGATGCGCCTATAAGAATAAAAGCAACCGGTTTGAGCGACCAGATTAGTAGTAGAACGTTCAGTGCAGCTTATCCGCCGCAAATCACAGATATTTGCATTGGCGATTTGGATGGCGATGGCGATAACGATACTGTCGTGGCAGTTGGGTTAAGAGATAGACCGTGGAATGCAGATATAGTAAACAATCTCTGGGTTTATCTTAACAACTGCACTACAACAACGCCTAACGTAGACCCTGACGGTTCAGGGAGCTCTACGGCTACAGCAGTGCTGTGGTACGAGGAAATAAATCTATATGTTAATCCTTGGGACACAACAGCGCAAGAATCTGTTTACAACATAGAGCTTGGATATATTGACGCATAG
- a CDS encoding DNA-directed DNA polymerase II small subunit translates to MRERILELLTSHGILIEPQAMEYLLAKEEPLEHIKKVLTSLQEYPLIINLEILKNLEGVEEPKRSYAEVKNFIKEGFAEPELRILQEIKKSSSSGTLENFAKYFGSRYEQLKKMMKVRRELFGASNIAELKSSNATLKLIAMVKDVRVSKEAHKLLELEDTTGATTALIPNNSKLIKEAIMRDEVIGIVGRRSQRSNLVIVEDIIRPEFQVRPIAFAQRNFYAAFISDLHLGSKTFLHNAWEKFIAWLRSENELARKLRYLVISGDCVDGVGVYPKQEKDLELKDIFKQYQELARKISQLPNYIKIIILPGNHDAVRQAEPQPPLHKELTKYFPENVIFTSNPCYFSMNGIEVLAYHGKSMDDFVTTIPNASYTTPIMIMKEMLKRRHLAVVYGARTPLAPEEHDWLVINKIPHIFVTGHVHRAQVELYKNIVLINSSTWQSQTSYQAMQGFLPQPAKVAFVNLHTLEYTIVDFS, encoded by the coding sequence ATGAGAGAGCGGATTCTGGAGCTTCTCACAAGCCACGGTATTCTTATAGAGCCTCAAGCTATGGAATATTTACTTGCTAAAGAAGAGCCGTTAGAGCACATTAAAAAAGTTCTTACTTCTTTGCAAGAATATCCTCTAATAATTAATTTAGAGATCCTTAAAAACTTAGAGGGTGTAGAGGAGCCTAAGAGAAGCTATGCGGAAGTTAAAAATTTCATTAAAGAAGGGTTTGCAGAGCCCGAGCTCCGAATATTGCAAGAAATAAAAAAATCAAGTTCTAGTGGCACTTTAGAAAATTTCGCAAAATATTTCGGTAGCAGGTATGAGCAACTCAAAAAAATGATGAAGGTGCGAAGAGAGCTTTTCGGAGCAAGCAATATTGCAGAACTTAAAAGCTCAAATGCCACACTGAAATTAATTGCTATGGTTAAAGATGTTAGAGTTAGCAAAGAAGCTCATAAACTTTTAGAGCTTGAAGATACTACGGGCGCTACTACAGCACTTATTCCTAACAACTCTAAACTTATAAAAGAGGCAATAATGAGGGACGAAGTCATTGGCATTGTTGGGAGGCGCAGTCAGAGAAGTAATTTAGTTATAGTAGAGGATATCATAAGACCTGAATTTCAAGTCAGACCTATTGCTTTTGCACAGCGAAATTTCTATGCAGCATTTATTTCTGATTTGCATTTAGGCAGCAAAACGTTTCTTCACAACGCATGGGAAAAATTTATCGCATGGCTTAGAAGCGAGAACGAGTTAGCTAGGAAGCTACGCTATCTTGTAATCTCAGGCGATTGTGTAGACGGCGTTGGTGTCTATCCCAAGCAAGAGAAAGACCTTGAGCTGAAAGATATATTTAAGCAATATCAAGAGCTTGCTAGAAAAATTTCTCAACTGCCTAACTATATTAAAATAATTATTTTACCTGGCAATCACGATGCAGTTAGACAGGCAGAGCCTCAGCCACCTCTACATAAAGAGCTAACGAAGTATTTTCCGGAAAACGTTATTTTTACAAGCAATCCTTGCTATTTCAGTATGAACGGTATCGAGGTTCTGGCTTATCATGGTAAAAGCATGGACGATTTCGTTACTACAATACCCAACGCAAGCTATACTACACCTATTATGATAATGAAGGAGATGCTAAAAAGGCGCCACCTAGCTGTTGTTTATGGCGCTCGTACACCACTCGCGCCTGAAGAACATGACTGGCTCGTAATTAATAAAATACCTCATATTTTTGTTACAGGCCATGTGCATAGAGCGCAAGTTGAGCTTTATAAAAATATTGTATTGATAAACTCTTCTACGTGGCAGAGCCAGACAAGTTATCAAGCAATGCAAGGCTTTTTACCGCAGCCAGCGAAAGTAGCTTTCGTAAATCTTCATACTTTAGAGTATACAATAGTTGATTTCAGCTAG